Proteins encoded together in one Amblyomma americanum isolate KBUSLIRL-KWMA chromosome 1, ASM5285725v1, whole genome shotgun sequence window:
- the LOC144116290 gene encoding uncharacterized protein LOC144116290 → MFDGTWQKRGHKSHNGVGTAISVETGLCLDFEVLSNYCQSCSTQKEFEDKGEEEIWQAFHMPECEKNVNCSAHAMETNAALRIWNRTESYNTPLKFTTFLSDGDSKAFTAVSTPSVYNGVPITKEDCTNHVSKRLGTALRKLKMPRGQKLTDAVIQKLQTYFQVAITANRGSVQGMYRAVWASFFHSCSTDAAKSHKFCPDGEDSWCKFKRAEALGQATPAHTSILTNSQGKAMLPTYKRLTDEQLLSRCVKGKTQNAAESLNSKIWLLCPKTRFASRTVVEMATSLAVLWFNQGRKAFENVLEELGVLPSGELLTLGKNCDKGRISRMSTKQTAEARARRCRLAKKTCLQDAAKKSSEGPTYGAGLF, encoded by the coding sequence ATGTTTGATGGCACTTGGCAAAAGAGAGGCCATAAGAGCCATAATGGTGTAGGCACAGCCATTTCTGTAGAAACAGGGCTTTGCCTAGATTTTGAAGTTTTATCTAATTACTGTCAGAGCTGCAGTACCCAAAAGGAATTTGAAGATAAAGGGGAGGAGGAAATATGGCAAGCCTTCCACATGCCAGAGTGTGAAAAAAATGTTAATTGCTCAGCACACGCCATGGAAACAAATGCTGCTCTGAGGATATGGAATAGGACAGAGTCCTACAACACTCCCCTGAAATTCACAACCTTCCTAAGTGACGGAGACAGCAAGGCCTTTACAGCTGTGTCAACGCCAAGTGTGTATAATGGTGTGCCCATCACAAAAGAGGACTGCACTAACCACGTTTCCAAGCGGCTTGGGACTGCACTACGAAAGCTCAAAATGCCAAGAGGTCAGAAGCTCACAGATGCAGTCATCCAGAAGCTGCAAACCTACTTTCAAGTAGCCATCACTGCCAACAGAGGAAGTGTGCAAGGCATGTATCGTGCAGTTTGGGCATCCTTCTTCCACTCATGCTCGACGGATGCAGCCAAGAGCCACAAATTTTGCCCGGATGGAGAGGACTCATGGTGCAAGTTCAAGAGGGCAGAAGCATTGGGTCAGGCAACCCCAGCACACACCTCCATTCTCACCAACAGCCAGGGCAAGGCAATGCTGCCCACATACAAGAGGCTTACAGATGAACAGCTGCTCTCTCGTTGTGTGAAGGGGAAAACTCAAAATGCAGCCGAATCGCTCAACAGTAAGATTTGGCTGTTGTGCCCCAAGACAAGGTTCGCCTCGCGCACAGTTGTGGAGATGGCAACATCACTTGCTGTCTTATGGTTTAATCAAGGACGCAAGGCCTTTGAGAATGTGCTGGAGGAACTGGGTGTTCTTCCTTCAGGAGAACTCCTCACTCTGGGCAAGAATTGTGACAAAGGCAGAATTTCAAGAATGTCCACAAAGCAGACAGCTGAGGCAAGGGCTCGTCGCTGCCGTCTAGCCAAGAAGACTTGTCTTCAAGATGCTGCTAAGAAAAGCTCTGAGGGACCAACATATGGTGCAGGCCTATTCTAA